The sequence ATCTGTTGTCATAATCCTCAATCGCCTGCTTTAGCTTTGAGAAATCCGAGTTACATAAATACGGTTTCAGTGCTTCAAATTTATCTGAGGGCCACTCGTATATTTTGAATGAAATGAGCTCGTCAATGACGGATTCATCAAAGCGGTATTTGACGACTTTAGCTGGAGAGCCACCAACAATGCTGTAGGGTGCGACGTCTTTTGTCACAACGCTATTCGCTGCAACCACGGCGCCTTCGCCAATCGTAACGCCGGGCATCACCATCGCTCGCATGCCTAGCCACACCCCATCTTCAATGTGAGTATCACCTTTGCCAATGTAGGCGTCATCAATGACATCCATAAATGGGTAAAGTGAAAACCAATCGACTCTGTGTGTATGGTTACCGCCCATTAAAATCACAACCTCGGCCCCAATGCAGACATAATCACCGATATAGAGCTCGTCGATCTCCCATCGCGGCTCCCACTGGCGGCTGATCTCGTCGCCATGTAAATAGCGCACTACTGACTGTTCAAAGCCATTATCCCAGCAATCGCTGTAATAACTGTGTTGACCTTTTACGTGAATATTGGGGTTGGTTACGACTTCATGTAGCAACTCGAATTTGGACCAATGCTTCTTGTGCATTTTTACCTCTGAATGATCTATTTAGTTTTATCCGTTTAAATATCAAAATGTTCGACGATGCAAATCCAATGTGCACAAACTAACGCCCCATAAACACAGGGTTCGCTGGGATGAATAGTGAGTATCGCGCTTAAATCATAGCAATGTCGCTAAAACTAAAGAGTCGTCAGTGGATTCGAGGTTGCTTTAAGAGAGGAAGTAATTTCAAAGTTTGCTCAGTTTTTTACGATAACTTGGTTGGACAATTTACAGGCTTAGTGTATCTGTTTAACCGCGCCAATTTGACAGGAAGATGTGATTAATAAGGTTTCAAATTTCATTTCATATAATATGAAATAAATAAAAGCCTGCACGATTACACAGGCTCAAACTTAGACTCAGTTATAAACTCCGGCTCACGCTTGGAGCTGGGTTCAGCGACTACATACGAGCAAGCTGTACTTTTCTGTCTTTGTTGACCACGCAGAAGTTACCGCGCTTAGTGCGACACTTAGAGCATCGTTCGCATTCAACAGGACTTTTATCCCCTTCTTTCCAACGCTTCACTAAGTGCGGCTCAGAAAGCAGAGGTCGTGAAAGTGCGAAGTACTCAATGCCCGTGTTGTTCGCAATCGCTTCGATAGCATCAAAATCCGTCAGGCCGCCAACCGTGATAACTGGGATGTTAACGTCTTGGCTAATTGCGTGGCCGTATTCATGGAAGTAACCTTCAGCTTGGATAGTAAATCCGTCGTGTGACTCGCCAATCATGGTGTCGGCTTTACCATGAATGTTGCCAGAAACGACAATGCCATCAACGCCTACTTCTTCAAGCTTTTTACACACCAAACGCGTTTCATCGAAGGTCACACCGCCCTCAAAAAACTCAGAAGCGGTCAGCTTAACCAAGATTGGGAAATCGTCGCCAACTAGCTTGCGCGTTGCCGTGTAGATCTCTAGCAAAAATCTCATGCGATTTTCTAAGCTACCGCCGTATTCGTCCTCACGCTGGTTGTAATAAGGACTTAAGAACTGGTTAATCAGATAGGTATGAGCAGCATGAACCTCAACACCATCAAAACCCGCTTGCTTCGCTCTTAGTGACGCTTTGGCAAAGGCATCAACGATGTAATCAATATCCTCTTTGGTCATTGCTTTACCCAGTGTCTGTGTCCCTTTTTCTGGAACTTCACTCGGTGCATAGATCACTCGCTCGCCAAGGTTATACGTGGTTTTCGTGCCACCATAAGCCAATTGCATCACGATTTTAGAGTCGTTGTCGTGCACAAGTTGAGTCAGCTTCTGATACTCTTCAATGAATGAATCGTTATACATCCCCATCATGCCCGCATTCGGCTTTTCTTCTTCAACGATGTTCGCGTAACCCGTCACGATCAAGCCGACTTCACCTTGAGCCAACTCTTCATAGATAGCGTAAAGTTTATCTGTCATATGACCATCTTCGGTGGCCATATTTTCCCACGTCGCGCTTCTCATGAAACGGTTCTTTAGTGTCATCTTGCCAATGTGGGTTTCTGTAAACAATGTGCTCAAGTGTCTTCCTCTCAAAATCGTGTTAAGCGAGTTACCCATTACGCATGGGCACTGATTCTGGCGGATACTACAGAGAATATGGCAGGCAAAACTTAATCTAGATTAAGAGAGCGGCACTCTCATATAAGAAACAGGCAACTATTGCTCACAAAGATAGGATTAGGATAGATTCTAAGAATAGGCTCACCCAATCGGTAAGCCTACTCTCAGTTCTAACTATTTAAGACAATACGCAGAAAAGCTATTTAAACTCGTAGGTATAAGATGCGCCAACACTGTTATTTTCACCGAAATCATCCTCAGCAAAGATAGTGAAGAAGTTGAATGACTGGGCATCACTCA is a genomic window of Vibrio crassostreae containing:
- a CDS encoding CatB-related O-acetyltransferase — translated: MHKKHWSKFELLHEVVTNPNIHVKGQHSYYSDCWDNGFEQSVVRYLHGDEISRQWEPRWEIDELYIGDYVCIGAEVVILMGGNHTHRVDWFSLYPFMDVIDDAYIGKGDTHIEDGVWLGMRAMVMPGVTIGEGAVVAANSVVTKDVAPYSIVGGSPAKVVKYRFDESVIDELISFKIYEWPSDKFEALKPYLCNSDFSKLKQAIEDYDNRL
- a CDS encoding NADH:flavin oxidoreductase; protein product: MSTLFTETHIGKMTLKNRFMRSATWENMATEDGHMTDKLYAIYEELAQGEVGLIVTGYANIVEEEKPNAGMMGMYNDSFIEEYQKLTQLVHDNDSKIVMQLAYGGTKTTYNLGERVIYAPSEVPEKGTQTLGKAMTKEDIDYIVDAFAKASLRAKQAGFDGVEVHAAHTYLINQFLSPYYNQREDEYGGSLENRMRFLLEIYTATRKLVGDDFPILVKLTASEFFEGGVTFDETRLVCKKLEEVGVDGIVVSGNIHGKADTMIGESHDGFTIQAEGYFHEYGHAISQDVNIPVITVGGLTDFDAIEAIANNTGIEYFALSRPLLSEPHLVKRWKEGDKSPVECERCSKCRTKRGNFCVVNKDRKVQLARM